A single Candidatus Babeliales bacterium DNA region contains:
- a CDS encoding undecaprenyl-diphosphate phosphatase, whose protein sequence is MNLLYWLSALQIILESFPISSSSHLILFERLMQWCGVAHMPVVLDGSVEAWQEILNVLHGPTVIVLALFFARRWLALVTWDKTWFWQIVSWGMLVLVADLCTLLFFFLFKHTGKDFFPLGLGLCVTAMSLLLTKYYAVDENKKFDGMAAIILGCAQGIALLPGISRFGFTFMAARWLQFSPRRAFELSFLIELPLIFAAFVKSAYGLGWLQIQTVFLHVDLILVMIAAMIGAWIGLVVMDYLINTNRMWWFSVYMILPITVWCFVR, encoded by the coding sequence ATGAATCTTTTATATTGGCTTTCGGCCTTACAAATTATTTTAGAAAGTTTTCCGATTAGCAGTTCTAGTCATCTCATTTTATTTGAACGGTTAATGCAGTGGTGTGGCGTTGCGCATATGCCAGTGGTGTTAGATGGTTCCGTCGAAGCATGGCAAGAAATACTCAATGTTCTGCATGGTCCTACAGTTATTGTTCTCGCGCTGTTTTTTGCAAGGCGCTGGTTGGCTTTGGTAACGTGGGATAAAACGTGGTTTTGGCAGATTGTGTCGTGGGGTATGCTCGTTCTGGTAGCAGATCTTTGTACTCTGCTATTTTTTTTCTTATTCAAGCATACCGGAAAAGATTTTTTTCCATTGGGGCTTGGCCTATGCGTTACCGCAATGAGTTTGTTGTTAACAAAATATTATGCAGTTGATGAGAATAAAAAATTTGATGGGATGGCGGCGATTATTTTAGGATGCGCGCAAGGCATTGCATTGTTGCCAGGAATTTCTCGCTTTGGTTTTACGTTTATGGCGGCACGATGGTTACAGTTTTCGCCACGGCGAGCATTTGAGCTTTCTTTTTTGATAGAGCTGCCGCTGATTTTTGCTGCGTTTGTAAAAAGTGCATATGGCTTAGGATGGTTGCAGATACAGACGGTATTCTTGCATGTTGATCTTATTTTAGTTATGATTGCGGCAATGATTGGAGCGTGGATTGGTTTAGTGGTAATGGATTATCTTATAAATACCAATCGTATGTGGTGGTTTTCGGTATATATGATATTGCCGATTACGGTCTGGTGTTTTGTCAGATAA